A window of Paenibacillus sp. 19GGS1-52 contains these coding sequences:
- a CDS encoding TetR/AcrR family transcriptional regulator, which yields MVRYKKSEEKRKQILFAAFQALSELGYDSVTLQVIADHAKVSKGVVHYYFESKEAVLVELLEWLTAKIFEKEFAAVQEQTTATGKLQAYINSAFVSPEKNRAFYRVYLDFLAKASRNSVYREINQRFYDNCTSISTEVLLLGQQEGIFSLNLAAEQTAPIIRAIIDGCLVQWLMTDKDELHAGFKESCYVTIMKVLGV from the coding sequence ATGGTCCGTTATAAGAAATCCGAGGAAAAGCGCAAGCAAATTCTCTTCGCTGCCTTTCAAGCTTTGTCTGAGTTGGGGTATGATTCTGTGACTCTGCAGGTGATCGCGGATCATGCTAAAGTGAGCAAGGGAGTTGTGCATTATTATTTTGAGAGCAAGGAAGCAGTCCTGGTTGAACTGCTGGAATGGCTGACTGCCAAAATATTCGAGAAGGAATTCGCAGCAGTACAAGAGCAGACCACGGCCACAGGGAAGCTGCAAGCGTATATTAATTCCGCTTTTGTCTCACCGGAGAAGAACCGTGCGTTTTACCGCGTCTACCTTGACTTCTTGGCGAAGGCCAGCCGCAATTCCGTCTATCGTGAGATTAACCAGCGCTTCTATGATAACTGCACAAGCATTAGTACGGAGGTGCTACTGCTGGGACAGCAGGAAGGAATCTTCTCGTTGAATTTGGCCGCAGAACAAACAGCCCCTATCATCCGCGCTATCATCGATGGCTGCCTGGTCCAGTGGCTTATGACGGACAAGGACGAACTACATGCCGGGTTCAAGGAGTCTTGTTATGTGACGATTATGAAGGTGTTGGGTGTGTGA